A genomic region of Papaver somniferum cultivar HN1 chromosome 7, ASM357369v1, whole genome shotgun sequence contains the following coding sequences:
- the LOC113295730 gene encoding probable protein phosphatase 2C 72, which translates to MGLCMSVPSIEDQMIENEYKNNLLFIEDNNSQRSSSKFGIASLYSQVGTKELNQDSALFYQGFGKEGGEFFGVFDGHGENGHKVSNLVINRLPKLLLEQERYRLCNYDESELVNTYKPNEWRRDCVSAFKIMDKEIKLQKDFDSSCSGTTAVTIIKQDQDLVTANLGDSRAVLGRISDGELKAVQLTIDHKPDLPKEAERIRKCGGRVIPHKGEPDVHRVWSADDDYMSLAMARAFGDFHLKDYGVIAIPQITHIRLTDEDQFLVLATDGVWDVLTNEEVASIVWSVENKEVAARAVVKAASAAWRHDYPSSKVDDITVVCLFLQQDGNFLPEENLSTAPASEDGT; encoded by the exons ATGGGTCTATGTATGTCTGTTCCATCTATAGAGGATCAGATGATTGAAAATGAATATAAAAACAATTTGCTATTCATTGAAGACAATAATTCTCAAAGATCTTCTTCTAAGTTTGGAATTGCTTCGTTATATTCACAAGTTGGTACTAAAGAACTTAACCAGGACTCTGCACTCTTTTACCAG GGATTTGGTAAAGAAGGAGGAGAATTCTTTGGAGTGTTTGATGGACATGGAGAAAATGGTCATAAAGTGAGTAATTTGGTGATAAATAGATTACCCAAATTGTTGTTAGAACAAGAGAGGTATAGATTATGCAATTATGATGAAAGTGAATTGGTGAATACTTATAAGCCTAATGAATGGAGAAGAGATTGTGTTAGTGCTTTTAAGATTATGGATAAAGAAATTAAGCTTCAAAAGGATTTTGATTCTTCATGTAGTGGGACTACTGCAGTTACCATTATCAAGCAG GATCAAGATCTTGTAACTGCCAATCTTGGAGATTCAAGGGCAGTATTGGGAAGAATTTCAGATGGTGAACTGAAAGCTGTTCAATTGACAATTGATCATAAACCTGATTTGCCGA AAGAAGCAGAAAGAATAAGGAAATGTGGGGGGAGAGTTATCCCGCACAAGGGTGAACCGGATGTTCACCGTGTTTGGTCAGCTGATGATGATTACATGAGTCTTGCCATGGCACGAGCTTTTGGAGACTTTCATCTCAAGGATTACGGTGTAATTGCTATCCCACAGATAACCCACATTCGCTTAACCGATGAGGACCAGTTTCTTGTTCTTGCAACCGATGGA GTGTGGGATGTCCTTACTAACGAGGAAGTTGCATCGATTGTATGGTCCGTTGAGAACAAGGAAGTAGCTGCAAGAGCAGTTGTTAAAGCAGCCAGTGCAGCATGGCGACATGATTACCCTTCTTCAAAAGTGGATGACATCACCGTTGTGTGTTTGTTCTTGCAGCAGGATGGCAACTTCCTTCCAGAAGAAAATTTGTCAACTGCTCCTGCAAGTGAAGATGGAACGTAA
- the LOC113295733 gene encoding 60S ribosomal protein L31-like, translated as MVEKTKIRKEEIVTREYTINLHKRLHGVTFKKMAPKAIKEIRKFAQKSMGTKDVRVDVKLNKHIWSKGIRSVPRRVRVRIARKRNDDEDAKEELYSLVTVAEIPAEGLKGLGTKVIEEAED; from the exons ATGGTGGAGAAGACTAAAATCAGGAAAGAAGAGATTGTTACCAGAGAGTACACTATCAATCTTCACAAACGTCTTCATGGAGT AACTTTCAAGAAGATGGCTCCCAAGGCCATTAAGGAAATCAGGAAGTTTGCCCAGAAGTCCATGGGAACAAAAGATGTCAGAGTAGATGTGAAATTGAACAAGCACATCTGGAGCAAAGGTATCAGAAGTGTCCCAAGGAGAGTCAGGGTTAGAATTGCACGAAAGagaaatgatgatgaagatgCCAAGGAAGAGCTTTACTCACTCGTCACTGTTGCAGAAATCCCAGCAGAGGGTCTCAAGGGATTGGGCACTAAAGTCATAGAAGAAGCTGAAGATTGA
- the LOC113294146 gene encoding F-box protein At5g49610-like — MVLLHSWKNHHDHIYTIDYDPSSSTCTGSVNTNLPFVEDDDLQYFGCCNGLVCVSPYDRDIILIWNPSTNVFKKLPKLPILDTPVTGPDNQDYDLIDIQYGFCYNYESGEFKVVCLARYNGDSGDEVKGSDVYLYTSGSNTWITLDSIFYHVISERNQVPINGVIHWKEYRMYDEVYRRVILAFDFEKEVF, encoded by the coding sequence ATGGTGTTGCTTCATTCATGGAAAAATCATCATGACCACATTTACACCATAGATTACGATCCATCATCATCTACATGTACTGGTTCTGTTAACACAAATCTCCCATTTGTAGAAGAcgatgatcttcagtattttggATGTTGTAATGGTTTGGTTTGCGTAAGTCCTTATGACAgggatatcattctcatttggaATCCATCCACAAATGTATTTAAGAAATTACCAAAATTACCCATACTAGATACACCAGTTACGGGTCCAGACAACCAGGACTACGATCTCATAGATATACAATATGGGTTTTGTTATAATTATGAGAGTGGGGAGTTCAAAGTGGTATGTCTTGCCAGATATAATGGTGATTCTGGGGATGAAGTTAAGGGGTCTGACGTTTACCTCTATACTTCAGGATCAAATACTTGGATAACACTTGATAGCATCTTTTATCATGTTATTAGCGAGCGTAATCAAGTGCCAATTAATGGAGTTATTCATTGGAAAGAATATCGTATGTATGATGAAGTATATCGTAGAGTTATTCTTGCTTTTGATTTTGAGAAAGAGGTATTCTAA